The proteins below come from a single Asanoa ferruginea genomic window:
- a CDS encoding ABC transporter ATP-binding protein encodes MTKVLHLEAINRSFGDRRVLRDVTFDVTAGRMTGFVGANGAGKTTSMRIILGVLAPDSGEVTWQGSRLTREDRRRFGYMPEERGLYPKMTVRDQLVYLGRLHGLSLDTVRRNVNELLEWLSLGERADDPVENLSLGNQQRAQIAAALVHDPDVLVLDEPFSGLDPMAVDTVVTVLRERTHRGVPVLFSSHQLDVVERLCDDLVIIADGSIRAAGSRDSLRDAYTQNRFSIVVAGDAGWLRDQPGVSLVDLDGARAVFDLAADADDQAVLRAALERGAVRSFGPVTPSLAEIFREVAR; translated from the coding sequence ATGACGAAGGTGCTTCATCTCGAAGCGATCAACCGGAGCTTCGGCGACCGCCGGGTGCTGCGCGACGTGACGTTCGATGTCACGGCCGGGCGGATGACCGGGTTTGTCGGTGCCAACGGGGCCGGCAAGACGACCAGTATGCGGATCATTCTGGGTGTGCTCGCGCCCGACTCGGGGGAGGTGACCTGGCAGGGGTCGCGGCTCACCCGGGAGGATCGGCGGCGGTTCGGCTACATGCCGGAGGAGCGGGGTCTCTACCCCAAGATGACCGTACGCGACCAGCTTGTCTACCTTGGACGGTTGCACGGCCTGAGCCTGGACACGGTGCGGCGTAACGTCAACGAGTTGCTCGAGTGGCTGAGCCTCGGCGAGCGGGCCGATGACCCCGTCGAGAACCTCTCGCTCGGCAACCAGCAGCGCGCGCAGATCGCTGCCGCCCTCGTGCACGACCCGGATGTGCTGGTGCTCGACGAGCCGTTCTCCGGGCTCGACCCGATGGCCGTCGACACCGTCGTCACGGTGCTGCGGGAGCGTACCCACCGCGGTGTTCCCGTGCTCTTCTCCAGCCACCAACTCGACGTCGTCGAGCGGCTCTGCGACGACCTCGTCATCATCGCCGACGGTTCGATCCGGGCCGCGGGTAGCCGCGATAGTTTGCGCGATGCGTACACGCAGAATCGATTCTCGATTGTCGTTGCCGGCGACGCCGGCTGGCTGCGTGACCAGCCTGGCGTGTCGCTGGTCGACCTCGATGGGGCGCGCGCGGTCTTCGACCTTGCCGCCGATGCCGACGACCAGGCTGTGCTGCGTGCGGCGCTGGAGCGCGGGGCGGTGCGGTCGTTCGGTCCGGTCACCCCGTCGCTCGCCGAGATCTTCCGTGAGGTTGCCCGATGA
- a CDS encoding ABC transporter permease: MNTSSAIRLIAARELKVKIKDKTFLISTIFFLLFAIGGTVLPAVLGGGASSVAVADAATATTLRDHGLEVRQVADNAAAEQAVRDGDVDAAVVTGGGDPSVLAMDEAPSDVVSALSVEPTVRLLNPDALDPLLAYLVPFGFALVFFFTSLTFGLQIAQSVVEEKQTRIVEILVASVPTRALLVGKVVAGGILALAQIALIAVVTIAGTQLSDNGELLSLIGPSIGWFIPFFVVGFVMLAALWAAMGALVNRVEDLNGVSMPMQLVVMVPFFLVIFLSDNKPVMTLLSYIPFSAPTAMPVRLFTGDAAGWEPFLSLGVMVLAAAALIAVGARVYEGSLLRTNGKTSFGAAFRDKESRRLADLNN; the protein is encoded by the coding sequence ATGAACACGTCGTCCGCGATCCGCCTGATCGCCGCCCGCGAGCTCAAAGTCAAGATCAAAGACAAGACCTTCCTCATCAGTACGATTTTCTTCCTGCTTTTCGCCATCGGCGGCACCGTGTTGCCGGCGGTGCTCGGCGGCGGGGCGTCCAGCGTCGCGGTTGCCGACGCCGCCACGGCGACCACGCTGCGCGACCACGGGCTCGAGGTGCGTCAGGTCGCCGACAATGCGGCCGCCGAGCAGGCCGTGCGCGACGGTGACGTGGACGCCGCGGTGGTGACGGGGGGCGGCGACCCGTCGGTGCTGGCCATGGACGAAGCGCCGAGCGACGTGGTCAGCGCGCTCAGCGTCGAGCCCACGGTGCGGCTGCTCAACCCCGACGCGCTCGACCCGCTGCTGGCCTACCTCGTGCCGTTCGGCTTCGCGCTCGTCTTCTTCTTCACCTCATTGACGTTCGGCCTGCAGATCGCGCAGAGCGTCGTGGAGGAGAAGCAGACCCGGATCGTCGAGATCCTGGTGGCCAGCGTGCCGACCCGGGCGTTGCTGGTCGGCAAGGTGGTCGCCGGCGGCATCCTCGCGCTGGCCCAGATCGCGCTGATCGCGGTCGTCACGATCGCCGGCACGCAACTGAGCGACAACGGCGAGTTGCTGTCGCTGATCGGCCCGTCGATCGGTTGGTTCATCCCGTTCTTCGTGGTCGGCTTCGTGATGCTCGCGGCGCTGTGGGCGGCGATGGGCGCGTTGGTCAACCGCGTCGAAGACCTCAACGGCGTCTCGATGCCGATGCAACTCGTGGTGATGGTGCCGTTCTTCCTGGTGATCTTCCTGAGCGACAACAAACCGGTGATGACGCTGCTGTCCTACATCCCGTTCTCGGCGCCGACGGCGATGCCGGTGCGGCTCTTCACCGGCGACGCGGCGGGCTGGGAACCGTTCCTGTCGCTGGGCGTCATGGTGCTCGCGGCAGCGGCGCTGATCGCGGTCGGTGCCCGGGTCTACGAGGGCTCGCTGTTGCGCACCAACGGCAAGACCTCGTTCGGCGCCGCCTTCCGCGACAAGGAAAGCCGGCGGTTGGCGGACCTCAACAACTGA
- a CDS encoding HAD family hydrolase: MPDEKAPTRITLVVTDLDNTLWDWLETWYASFNALLQYLVAETGLSQQVLEGEIRTIHQRRGTSEYSYLLNEIPSLQRLHPDEDLATRFQDGIHRYRLARKATSKLYPGVIETLKSLKERGVTIIGYTESLAYHSASRIKKFGLDGIIDTLYSPRDHDLPNGVTSATLRSQPSEYYELRITKHKHTAKGVLKPDPSVLTAIIQEAGTPPEQVVYIGDSLMKDVAMAQAVDVNDVWARYGVAHHRAEYDLLRRVSHWSDDDVERERRIARGTLITPTHTLNCGMGELLSIFKFGA; this comes from the coding sequence ATGCCAGATGAGAAGGCCCCAACAAGGATCACCCTGGTCGTCACCGACCTTGACAACACTCTTTGGGACTGGCTGGAGACCTGGTACGCATCCTTCAACGCGCTGCTCCAGTATCTGGTCGCTGAGACCGGACTGAGTCAGCAGGTGCTCGAAGGAGAGATAAGGACGATTCACCAGCGCCGGGGCACCTCCGAGTATTCGTATCTACTGAATGAAATACCTTCCCTACAGCGTCTACACCCCGACGAAGATCTGGCCACAAGATTCCAAGATGGAATCCATCGTTACCGATTAGCACGAAAAGCCACCTCCAAGCTGTATCCAGGCGTAATAGAAACGCTCAAGAGTCTCAAGGAAAGAGGTGTGACCATTATTGGTTACACCGAATCATTGGCTTACCACTCTGCGAGCCGGATCAAGAAGTTCGGACTCGACGGGATAATCGATACCCTTTATTCTCCGCGTGATCACGACCTACCCAACGGCGTCACATCCGCGACCCTGAGAAGCCAACCTAGCGAGTATTACGAGTTGCGGATAACGAAGCACAAGCACACCGCAAAAGGCGTCCTCAAACCGGACCCAAGCGTCCTGACGGCAATCATCCAAGAAGCTGGAACACCGCCAGAGCAGGTCGTCTATATCGGGGACAGCCTAATGAAAGATGTAGCCATGGCGCAGGCCGTTGACGTCAACGACGTCTGGGCGCGATACGGCGTAGCCCATCACCGAGCGGAATATGATCTGCTTCGCAGGGTGTCGCACTGGTCAGACGACGATGTCGAACGGGAGAGGCGAATCGCGCGCGGCACGCTCATCACACCTACGCACACTCTCAATTGCGGAATGGGCGAGCTTCTTTCCATCTTCAAATTTGGAGCTTGA
- a CDS encoding MerR family transcriptional regulator — translation MHSGLTIGEFAALTHLSVRTLRRYHEAGLLEPATVDTFTGYRYYSAEQIPPAQVIHRLRQLDVPLAEVKSILATDDPGRRADLITGHLRRLEEELDRTRSAVVSLRQLLRPEPADLQVELRSVPGRTVAAIGDRMALDGVVAWYDAAMAELDAAYPPAERTGPPGGRYANELFADGAGSVTVYRPVRDPRAAGRIEVVELPAVDLAITVHSGNHDGIDVSYGRLGAWVVAHALAVDGPIYETYVVGPRDTDVESQWRTEIGWPVFRLSA, via the coding sequence GTGCATTCTGGTCTGACTATCGGAGAGTTCGCCGCGCTGACCCATCTGAGCGTGCGGACGCTCCGCCGCTACCACGAGGCGGGCCTGCTGGAGCCGGCGACGGTCGACACGTTCACCGGCTACCGCTACTACTCGGCCGAGCAGATCCCGCCGGCGCAGGTGATCCACCGGCTGCGCCAACTCGACGTACCCCTGGCCGAAGTGAAGTCGATCCTCGCCACCGACGACCCTGGGCGGCGCGCGGACCTGATCACCGGCCACCTGCGCCGCCTCGAAGAGGAGCTGGACCGCACCCGGTCGGCCGTCGTCTCGTTGCGGCAACTCCTGCGCCCGGAGCCGGCCGATCTCCAGGTCGAGCTGCGGTCGGTGCCGGGGCGCACGGTCGCGGCGATCGGTGACCGGATGGCGCTCGACGGGGTGGTCGCCTGGTATGACGCCGCGATGGCGGAGCTGGACGCGGCCTATCCCCCGGCCGAACGCACCGGACCGCCCGGCGGCCGCTATGCCAACGAGCTGTTCGCCGACGGCGCCGGCTCGGTGACCGTCTACCGGCCGGTGCGCGACCCGCGGGCGGCCGGCCGGATCGAGGTGGTCGAGCTGCCGGCCGTCGACCTCGCTATCACTGTCCACTCTGGAAATCACGACGGCATCGACGTCAGCTATGGCCGGCTCGGCGCCTGGGTCGTCGCGCACGCGCTGGCCGTCGACGGGCCCATCTACGAGACCTATGTGGTCGGTCCGCGCGACACCGACGTGGAAAGCCAGTGGCGCACCGAGATCGGCTGGCCGGTCTTCCGCCTCAGCGCGTGA
- a CDS encoding response regulator — translation MSAIRVLLADDHHLVRAGFRVILETEDDFEVVGEASDGAQAVRLVGSLRPDVVLMDVEMPGLDGLAATRQITATPDGPAILILTTFDRDDYLFAALEAGASGFLLKNGTPEDLIDAVRVLARGDALLAPEITRRVIATFARPGGTPRTSGAQLAELTAREREVLVAMASGATNAEIAASMHLGEATVKTHVSRVLTKLGLRDRTQAVVFAYEQGVVTPGG, via the coding sequence ATGAGCGCGATCCGGGTTCTGCTCGCCGACGACCACCACCTGGTCCGTGCCGGGTTCCGGGTGATCCTCGAAACCGAAGATGACTTCGAGGTGGTTGGTGAGGCCTCTGACGGCGCCCAAGCGGTTCGGCTGGTCGGGTCGCTGCGGCCGGATGTCGTCCTGATGGACGTCGAGATGCCTGGCCTCGACGGTCTAGCCGCCACGCGGCAGATCACAGCCACGCCCGACGGGCCGGCCATCCTGATCCTGACCACCTTCGACCGCGACGACTACCTCTTCGCCGCCCTGGAGGCGGGTGCGAGCGGGTTCCTCCTCAAGAACGGCACTCCGGAGGACCTGATCGATGCCGTCCGCGTTCTGGCCCGTGGAGACGCCCTGCTCGCGCCTGAGATCACCCGCCGGGTGATCGCCACGTTCGCCCGCCCGGGCGGCACGCCGCGCACGAGCGGCGCCCAACTCGCGGAGCTCACCGCCCGCGAGCGCGAAGTGCTCGTCGCGATGGCCAGCGGCGCCACCAACGCCGAGATCGCTGCGTCTATGCACCTCGGCGAGGCCACGGTCAAAACCCACGTCAGTCGGGTGCTGACCAAGCTCGGCCTCCGTGACCGCACCCAGGCGGTCGTCTTCGCCTACGAACAAGGCGTCGTAACCCCCGGCGGCTAG
- a CDS encoding sensor histidine kinase, with protein sequence MTASLDFWRRPGPTPVQRRIDVFIGLAATALALLNLALTTSSGALLMGTPPSVPEQVAWTVAIALPLCWRRRWPGTVAIFVSAAFIAAQARAAPEQQLASGILFAVIYTVGAWGRDRRQANWIRIGITAAMFAWLFINMIIYLPGADTNAPHFAQASGVMSPLVAIAINGVLLNALIFGFAYFFGQMSWTSARREHQLALQAEQLRESQAEARELAVADERLRIARELHDVVAHHVSVMGVQASAGRRVLDKDPAKARAALESVEQSARTAVDELRRMLSLLRQSGDAPGAAGGGVDRLDELLTNAREAGLTTKLGVYGDPAPLPESLSQAIYRIVQEALTNTLKHAGAATVDVRIRYLATEVEVDVTDDGRSVVASQRVGGMGLIGMRERVAAHDGVLETGPVVDGPGRRGFRVRARFPLTRVAVEA encoded by the coding sequence GTGACCGCGTCCCTCGACTTCTGGCGTCGCCCGGGCCCGACCCCGGTGCAGCGCCGCATCGACGTGTTCATCGGGCTGGCGGCCACCGCGCTCGCGCTGCTCAACCTGGCGCTGACCACCTCGAGCGGTGCGCTGCTGATGGGCACGCCGCCATCGGTGCCGGAGCAGGTGGCCTGGACGGTGGCGATCGCGCTACCGCTGTGCTGGCGGCGCCGTTGGCCCGGCACGGTGGCCATCTTCGTCTCAGCGGCGTTCATCGCCGCGCAGGCTCGCGCCGCACCCGAGCAGCAACTCGCGTCCGGCATCCTGTTCGCGGTGATCTACACGGTCGGCGCCTGGGGCCGCGACCGGCGGCAGGCCAACTGGATCCGCATCGGCATCACCGCGGCGATGTTCGCGTGGCTCTTCATCAACATGATCATTTACCTGCCAGGCGCCGACACCAACGCCCCACACTTCGCACAGGCCTCGGGCGTCATGTCGCCCCTGGTGGCGATCGCGATCAACGGGGTGCTGCTCAACGCGTTGATCTTCGGTTTCGCCTACTTCTTCGGCCAGATGTCGTGGACGTCGGCCCGCCGCGAGCACCAGTTGGCGCTCCAGGCCGAGCAACTCCGCGAGTCGCAGGCCGAGGCACGCGAGCTGGCAGTCGCCGACGAGCGCTTGCGGATCGCGCGCGAGCTGCACGATGTGGTCGCCCACCACGTCTCGGTGATGGGCGTCCAGGCCTCGGCGGGCCGCCGAGTGCTCGACAAAGACCCGGCAAAGGCCCGCGCGGCCCTGGAGTCGGTCGAGCAGAGCGCCCGCACGGCCGTCGACGAACTACGCCGCATGCTGAGCCTGCTCCGCCAATCGGGCGACGCCCCTGGTGCGGCCGGCGGCGGCGTAGACCGCCTGGACGAGCTGTTGACCAACGCCCGCGAGGCGGGCTTGACCACGAAACTCGGCGTCTACGGTGACCCCGCACCGCTCCCGGAATCCTTGTCCCAGGCGATCTACCGGATAGTCCAGGAAGCCCTAACCAACACCCTGAAACACGCCGGCGCGGCCACCGTCGACGTGCGGATCCGCTATCTGGCCACCGAGGTGGAAGTAGACGTGACCGACGACGGGCGTTCGGTCGTGGCCAGCCAGCGGGTTGGCGGGATGGGCCTGATCGGGATGCGCGAGCGGGTGGCAGCCCACGACGGCGTGCTGGAGACCGGTCCGGTCGTCGACGGCCCGGGCCGTCGTGGGTTCCGGGTTCGGGCCCGCTTCCCCCTGACCCGCGTGGCGGTGGAGGCATGA